A genomic segment from Klebsiella africana encodes:
- a CDS encoding diguanylate phosphodiesterase, translating to MLTTLIYRSQVDPAHPHIDLNALRYHASDKNLPLGITGILLFNGLQFFQVLEGHEESLEALFSEIQNDPRHRDVVELMRDYSAYRRFLNVGMHMLDLRDYANDAALEEILLFSSFGESEPINDRMFRLISAFIVDGGRYCLPDALQPSRWTMVPSSATVPPRNLPGQPCQFALQAIVEPAKKRVSSFEALIRSPTGGSPVEMFAAIPAEDRYRFDLESKAFAFSLAGQLPLGKQQLAINLLPGSLYNHPDAVGWLMESLQVAGLRPNQVLIEVTETEVISCFDQFSKVLKALRVAGMRVAIDDFGAGYSGLSLLTRFQPDKIKVDAELVRNIHISGTKQAIVASVVRCCEDLGITVVAEGVETLEEWCWLQSVGIRLFQGFLFSRPCLNGIGDIHWPVVRQTTDL from the coding sequence ATGTTAACCACCCTGATTTACCGCAGCCAAGTCGATCCTGCTCACCCGCATATCGATCTTAACGCCCTTCGCTATCATGCCAGCGACAAAAACTTACCCCTTGGGATCACCGGCATTTTACTGTTTAACGGCTTGCAGTTCTTCCAGGTACTGGAAGGGCACGAGGAGAGCCTTGAGGCGTTATTCAGTGAAATACAAAACGACCCCCGCCATCGTGACGTGGTGGAGCTCATGCGCGACTACTCGGCCTACCGCCGTTTCCTGAACGTTGGGATGCATATGCTGGATCTTCGCGATTACGCAAACGACGCGGCGCTGGAGGAAATCCTGCTCTTTAGCTCGTTCGGTGAATCCGAGCCGATCAATGACCGAATGTTCAGGCTGATAAGTGCCTTCATCGTTGACGGCGGACGTTATTGTCTGCCCGACGCTTTGCAGCCCTCTCGCTGGACGATGGTGCCCTCCTCTGCTACCGTGCCGCCGCGCAATCTGCCGGGTCAACCCTGCCAGTTTGCTCTGCAGGCGATTGTCGAGCCGGCTAAAAAGCGGGTCTCTTCCTTTGAGGCACTGATCCGCAGCCCAACCGGCGGTTCTCCTGTAGAAATGTTTGCCGCCATCCCTGCCGAGGATCGTTACCGATTTGATCTGGAAAGCAAAGCCTTTGCTTTTTCTCTCGCCGGCCAGTTGCCGCTTGGCAAACAGCAGCTGGCGATCAACCTGCTGCCCGGGTCGCTATATAACCATCCTGACGCAGTAGGGTGGCTAATGGAGAGTCTGCAGGTGGCAGGTCTCAGACCGAATCAGGTGCTGATTGAGGTTACCGAGACAGAGGTTATCTCCTGCTTCGACCAGTTCAGTAAGGTGCTTAAAGCGCTGCGCGTTGCTGGCATGAGAGTCGCCATCGATGACTTTGGCGCCGGCTATTCCGGATTGTCGCTACTGACCCGCTTTCAGCCTGATAAAATCAAAGTAGATGCAGAGCTGGTGCGCAATATTCATATCAGTGGCACTAAACAGGCGATTGTCGCCTCGGTGGTCCGCTGCTGCGAGGATCTGGGCATTACGGTCGTCGCCGAGGGCGTCGAAACCCTCGAAGAGTGGTGCTGGCTGCAGTCGGTAGGCATTCGCCTGTTTCAGGGGTTTCTCTTTTCGCGACCCTGTCTTAACGGGATCGGTGACATCCACTGGCCGGTGGTGCGCCAGACAACAGACCTGTAA
- a CDS encoding 2-oxo-tetronate isomerase: protein MTDEIDKDAQNTHELTADVARVLIARGWRLTTAESCTGGNLAAALCAQADTAAFYDTGVVTFSDEAKRNILRVRAETLAVHSAVSEACVKEMSTGILALAGADIAIAISGYAGPEGGEDGTPAGTVWFAWNFRGEIETQRMRFSGDCEAVVAKAVRYALEALGEKLSHWL from the coding sequence ATGACTGACGAAATCGATAAAGACGCACAAAATACCCATGAATTGACCGCTGATGTGGCTCGGGTACTGATCGCGCGCGGTTGGCGACTGACTACGGCGGAATCCTGCACCGGGGGGAATCTGGCGGCAGCGCTCTGTGCACAGGCGGATACGGCGGCCTTTTATGATACCGGCGTAGTTACCTTTAGCGATGAGGCCAAGCGCAACATACTGCGGGTTCGCGCGGAAACCCTGGCAGTACACAGCGCGGTCAGCGAGGCCTGCGTTAAGGAGATGTCCACTGGTATTCTGGCGCTAGCCGGTGCCGATATTGCCATCGCCATCAGCGGCTATGCGGGACCAGAGGGCGGGGAAGACGGCACCCCTGCCGGCACGGTATGGTTTGCCTGGAATTTCCGCGGCGAGATTGAAACCCAGCGGATGCGTTTTAGCGGCGATTGTGAGGCGGTGGTGGCGAAAGCGGTGCGTTACGCCCTGGAGGCACTGGGTGAAAAACTTTCCCACTGGCTGTGA
- a CDS encoding Hsp20 family protein, whose protein sequence is MALKTLSALPVFADSLFADRFNRIDRLFSQLTGDTPVGTLPAYDLQKVDDSNFLLSVSVPGWKDEELEIETVGGNLHITGKRAQSENQSDSSQGWIYKGIRRADFQLSFSLPEHAQINQAQLDSGILKIAIHQEIPESEKPRKIAIENQGRVIEHKV, encoded by the coding sequence ATGGCACTCAAAACCTTGTCAGCACTCCCGGTATTTGCTGATTCCCTTTTTGCCGATCGCTTTAATCGTATTGACCGTCTTTTCAGCCAGTTAACTGGCGATACGCCGGTGGGCACATTACCGGCCTACGATTTACAGAAAGTGGATGACAGTAATTTTCTGCTCAGCGTCAGCGTGCCTGGCTGGAAAGATGAGGAGCTGGAAATAGAAACCGTGGGCGGTAATTTACATATTACTGGTAAACGCGCGCAAAGCGAAAATCAGTCCGACAGCAGCCAGGGCTGGATTTATAAAGGCATTCGCCGGGCTGATTTCCAGCTCAGTTTCTCGCTTCCTGAACACGCCCAGATTAATCAGGCGCAGCTGGATAGCGGGATCTTAAAAATTGCTATCCATCAGGAAATACCCGAGAGCGAAAAACCGCGCAAAATTGCTATTGAGAATCAAGGCCGGGTTATCGAACACAAAGTTTGA
- a CDS encoding YnaM/YnfT family protein, with amino-acid sequence MLIGLGMVWKGVSNNPDN; translated from the coding sequence ATGCTAATCGGCCTGGGAATGGTGTGGAAAGGCGTCTCGAACAACCCTGATAACTGA
- a CDS encoding helix-turn-helix transcriptional regulator, with protein sequence MPDFLINTENIFLQRGICELLIEIANEENIFTPFLLHTCSPDTINLADIFFTEMETGEHYLCHPLFKKTPRQCRIFVFVAKTELIRTDRLPLCLQEAMFISKNSDLQSIKKLIAHRLKELCRPGVVKPEQDSRRCLKCPRLTLTKSQLFIIDAINAGMNNQQIAQELGISHKTVFSHKINIMKKFQIDTKQELAIFSSVAHALSSGITR encoded by the coding sequence ATGCCTGATTTTTTAATTAACACTGAGAATATTTTCCTGCAGCGCGGGATTTGCGAACTTCTTATCGAAATCGCGAATGAAGAGAATATCTTTACCCCCTTTTTACTGCACACCTGTAGCCCCGACACCATTAATCTGGCGGATATATTTTTTACTGAAATGGAAACCGGCGAGCATTACCTATGCCATCCATTATTCAAGAAAACCCCTCGTCAGTGTCGTATTTTCGTGTTCGTTGCCAAAACCGAGCTTATACGCACTGACCGGCTACCGCTTTGCCTGCAGGAGGCGATGTTCATCAGTAAAAATAGCGATCTGCAGAGCATTAAAAAGCTAATAGCTCATCGTCTGAAGGAGTTATGCAGGCCAGGAGTTGTCAAACCGGAGCAAGACAGCCGTCGCTGTCTTAAATGCCCGAGATTAACATTGACAAAGTCACAGTTATTTATTATCGATGCGATAAATGCGGGAATGAACAACCAGCAGATAGCGCAAGAGCTGGGTATCAGCCACAAGACGGTCTTTTCACATAAAATAAATATAATGAAAAAATTCCAAATTGATACAAAGCAAGAGCTGGCGATATTTTCATCCGTAGCCCATGCGCTATCCTCCGGTATAACCCGTTAA
- a CDS encoding small membrane protein, whose amino-acid sequence MSNFLLLVLAVGLLLMSLFFGLSYVKDRRKVKMRFNKPRR is encoded by the coding sequence ATGAGTAATTTTTTATTATTAGTTCTCGCAGTGGGCTTGTTATTAATGTCATTATTTTTTGGTCTTTCATATGTTAAGGACCGAAGGAAAGTCAAAATGCGCTTTAACAAACCGCGTCGTTAA
- the dcp gene encoding peptidyl-dipeptidase Dcp, giving the protein MSEQNPFFSVSLLPYQAPPFDLIQEHHYRPAFDEGVQQQRAEIRAIIDNPQPANFTNTLEALEQSGQLLARVTRVFFAMAGAHTNPYIQSLDEQFSAELAELGNDIWLNEALFQRVNTVYQQRDALALDGESHRLLTLTWQRFVHAGATLAPEQQAVLRTLNTEAATLQSQFQQRLLGAAKSGGLVVDYRHQLDGLTDEEIAAAADAARDRGLSDRWLLTLTNTTQQPPLLSLRDRQTRENLFAAAWTRNQQGDEHDTCDLVLRLAAIRARQAELLGAADYASWALTDQMAASPAEALTFMRRIAPAARARAERELADIQQVIDNEGGDFRATAWDWLYYSEQVRRAAYAIDDAQLKPYFSLERVLHDGVFWTATQLFGLRFVERFDIPVYHPDVRVWEIFDDNGEGMALFYGDYYSRDSKSGGAWMDVFVEQSTLREQRPVIYNVCNYARPQAGQSALLSWDEVITLFHEFGHTLHGLFASQRYASLSGTNTPRDFVEFPSQIFEHWASQPQVFAHYAKHYQSGEPMPEALRDNMLRAATFNKGYDMSELLAAALLDMHWHSLSTSALPENVDTFEQTILRDEQLDLAAVPPRYRSSYFSHIFGGGYAAGYYAYLWTQMLADDGYQWFVEQGGLTRENGQRFRDAILSRGNSTDLAELYRQWRGHDPQIEPMLKNRGLSA; this is encoded by the coding sequence ATGTCTGAACAAAATCCCTTTTTTAGCGTCAGTTTGTTGCCTTACCAGGCCCCGCCGTTTGATCTCATTCAGGAACACCACTATCGCCCGGCATTTGATGAGGGCGTCCAGCAGCAGCGTGCGGAGATCCGCGCGATAATCGACAACCCGCAGCCGGCGAATTTTACCAACACTCTTGAGGCCCTGGAGCAAAGTGGACAGCTGCTGGCGCGGGTCACGCGGGTATTTTTCGCCATGGCCGGCGCCCATACCAATCCTTATATTCAATCACTGGATGAACAATTTTCCGCCGAGCTTGCTGAGCTGGGTAATGACATTTGGCTCAACGAGGCTTTATTTCAACGGGTAAATACCGTCTACCAGCAGCGTGACGCGTTGGCGCTGGACGGCGAGTCCCATCGTCTCCTGACCCTGACGTGGCAACGTTTTGTTCACGCCGGGGCGACGCTGGCTCCCGAGCAGCAAGCGGTGCTGCGCACACTGAACACCGAAGCGGCCACGCTGCAAAGTCAGTTCCAGCAGCGACTGCTGGGAGCGGCTAAAAGCGGCGGCCTGGTGGTTGATTACCGGCATCAACTGGATGGTCTGACCGATGAGGAGATTGCGGCGGCGGCAGACGCAGCGCGTGACAGAGGGCTCAGCGACCGTTGGTTGCTGACGCTGACCAACACCACCCAGCAGCCGCCGCTGCTCTCTTTGCGTGACCGACAGACGCGGGAGAATCTCTTTGCCGCCGCCTGGACCCGCAATCAGCAGGGCGATGAGCATGATACGTGTGACCTGGTGCTGCGGCTGGCGGCGATCCGCGCGCGCCAGGCGGAGCTGCTGGGCGCGGCCGATTACGCCAGCTGGGCGCTGACCGATCAAATGGCGGCTTCCCCAGCGGAGGCCTTGACCTTCATGCGCCGGATCGCGCCGGCAGCGCGGGCGCGGGCAGAACGAGAGCTGGCGGACATTCAGCAGGTTATCGATAACGAAGGTGGGGATTTTCGCGCGACGGCATGGGACTGGCTCTATTACAGCGAGCAGGTACGGCGGGCCGCCTACGCCATCGACGACGCGCAGCTTAAACCCTATTTTTCCCTCGAGCGGGTGCTGCACGACGGCGTATTCTGGACGGCCACACAGCTCTTTGGCCTGCGCTTTGTCGAGCGCTTCGATATCCCCGTCTATCACCCGGATGTTCGGGTCTGGGAAATCTTTGATGACAACGGCGAAGGGATGGCGCTGTTTTACGGTGACTACTACTCACGCGACTCAAAGAGCGGCGGCGCCTGGATGGATGTGTTTGTCGAGCAGTCGACCCTGCGTGAGCAGCGCCCGGTGATCTATAATGTGTGCAATTACGCCCGGCCGCAGGCAGGGCAGAGCGCACTGTTGTCGTGGGATGAGGTGATCACGCTGTTCCATGAGTTTGGCCATACCCTGCATGGGCTGTTCGCCAGCCAGCGTTACGCCAGCCTTTCCGGAACCAATACCCCGCGGGATTTTGTCGAGTTCCCGTCACAGATTTTCGAGCACTGGGCCAGCCAGCCGCAGGTGTTTGCTCATTATGCGAAGCACTATCAGTCCGGTGAGCCGATGCCGGAGGCGCTACGCGATAATATGTTGCGTGCCGCTACATTTAATAAGGGTTACGACATGAGCGAGCTGTTGGCCGCCGCGCTGCTTGATATGCACTGGCATAGCCTGTCGACCTCGGCGTTACCGGAAAACGTCGATACATTTGAGCAGACGATATTGCGGGATGAACAGCTGGATCTGGCGGCAGTGCCCCCGCGCTATCGCAGCAGTTATTTCTCTCACATCTTCGGCGGCGGCTATGCGGCAGGCTATTACGCCTATCTGTGGACGCAGATGCTGGCTGATGACGGCTATCAGTGGTTCGTGGAGCAGGGGGGCTTGACCCGCGAGAACGGGCAGCGCTTCCGCGACGCGATTTTGTCACGCGGGAACAGCACTGATTTAGCGGAACTTTATCGCCAGTGGCGCGGGCACGATCCACAGATTGAGCCGATGCTGAAAAATCGCGGCTTGAGTGCGTAG